A stretch of Helicobacter pylori DNA encodes these proteins:
- the rsmG gene encoding 16S rRNA (guanine(527)-N(7))-methyltransferase RsmG: MNPLLQDYARILLEWNQTHNLSGARNLSELEPQITDALKPLEFIKDFKSCLDIGSGAGLPAIPLALEKPEVKFILLEPRIKRAAFLNYLKSVLPLKNIEIIKKRLEDYKNLLQVDLITSRAVASSSFLIEKSQRFLKDKGYFLFYKGEQLKDEIACKDNECFMHQKRVYFYKSKESLC, encoded by the coding sequence ATGAACCCCTTATTGCAAGATTACGCGCGCATCCTTTTAGAATGGAATCAAACGCACAACTTGAGCGGCGCGAGGAATTTAAGCGAGTTAGAACCCCAGATCACAGACGCTCTAAAGCCCTTAGAATTTATCAAAGATTTTAAAAGCTGCTTGGATATTGGGAGCGGGGCGGGACTTCCTGCTATCCCTTTAGCCCTTGAAAAACCTGAAGTCAAATTCATTCTTTTAGAGCCAAGAATAAAAAGAGCGGCTTTTTTAAACTACCTTAAAAGTGTTTTGCCTTTAAAAAACATTGAAATCATTAAAAAGCGTTTAGAAGATTATAAAAATCTTTTACAAGTGGATTTAATCACTTCTAGAGCGGTCGCTAGCTCTTCTTTTTTGATAGAAAAAAGCCAACGCTTCCTAAAAGATAAGGGGTATTTTTTATTTTATAAAGGCGAGCAGTTAAAAGATGAAATCGCTTGTAAAGACAATGAATGCTTTATGCATCAAAAACGAGTTTATTTTTACAAATCAAAGGAAAGTTTATGTTAA
- the ruvB gene encoding Holliday junction branch migration DNA helicase RuvB — MKERIVNLETLDFETSQEVSLRPNLWEDFIGQEKIKSNLQISICAAKKRQESLDHMLFFGPPGLGKTSISHIIAKEMETNIKITAAPMIEKSGDLAAILTNLQAKDILFIDEIHRLSPAIEEVLYPAMEDFRLDIIIGSGPAAQTIKIDLPPFTLIGATTRAGMLSNPLRDRFGMSFRMQFYSPSELALIIKKAAVKLNQDIKEESADEIAKRSRGTPRIALRLLKRVRDFALVKNSSLMDLNITLHALNELGVNELGFDEADLAYLSLLANAQGKPVGLNTIAASMREDEGTIEDMIEPFLLANGYLERTAKGRIATPKTHALLKIPTLKSQTLF, encoded by the coding sequence ATGAAAGAACGGATAGTCAATTTAGAAACTTTGGATTTTGAAACTTCTCAAGAAGTGAGTTTGCGCCCTAATCTTTGGGAAGATTTTATCGGTCAAGAAAAGATTAAAAGCAACTTGCAGATTTCTATTTGTGCGGCTAAAAAACGCCAAGAGAGTTTGGATCACATGCTCTTTTTTGGCCCGCCCGGTTTGGGTAAAACTTCAATCAGCCATATCATCGCTAAAGAAATGGAAACCAATATCAAAATCACCGCCGCTCCCATGATAGAAAAAAGCGGTGATTTAGCCGCCATTTTGACTAATTTGCAAGCTAAAGACATTCTTTTTATTGATGAAATCCACCGGCTCAGTCCAGCGATTGAAGAGGTTTTATACCCGGCTATGGAAGATTTTAGACTGGATATTATCATAGGCTCAGGCCCAGCCGCTCAAACCATTAAAATTGATTTACCCCCTTTCACCCTCATCGGCGCTACCACTAGAGCCGGAATGCTCTCTAACCCCTTAAGAGACAGATTTGGCATGAGTTTTAGAATGCAATTTTATAGCCCTAGCGAACTGGCCCTCATCATTAAAAAAGCCGCCGTTAAACTCAACCAAGACATCAAAGAAGAAAGCGCTGATGAAATCGCTAAAAGGAGTAGAGGCACGCCAAGGATCGCTTTAAGGCTTTTAAAAAGGGTACGCGATTTTGCGCTAGTCAAAAATTCAAGCTTGATGGATTTAAACATCACTTTGCATGCTTTGAATGAATTGGGCGTGAATGAATTAGGCTTTGATGAAGCGGATTTGGCGTATTTATCTTTGTTGGCTAACGCTCAAGGAAAGCCGGTGGGTTTGAACACGATTGCAGCGTCTATGAGAGAAGATGAAGGCACGATTGAAGACATGATTGAGCCTTTTTTACTCGCTAATGGTTATTTAGAGCGCACCGCTAAAGGCAGAATCGCCACGCCTAAAACCCATGCACTTTTAAAAATCCCCACTTTAAAGTCTCAAACTTTATTTTAA
- a CDS encoding PP0621 family protein: MLRILIPLLIIVWILWRLFLRQKPHKDDPKDNHSYTQQTPKELEDHMIVCSKCQTYVSSKDAIYSGAVAYCSETCLKDKR; encoded by the coding sequence ATGTTAAGAATTTTAATCCCCCTACTCATTATTGTATGGATTTTATGGCGTTTGTTTTTGAGACAAAAACCCCACAAAGACGACCCCAAAGACAACCACTCTTACACGCAACAAACCCCCAAAGAATTAGAAGATCACATGATTGTATGCTCTAAATGCCAAACCTATGTCTCTAGCAAAGACGCTATTTATAGCGGGGCGGTAGCCTATTGCAGTGAAACTTGTTTGAAGGATAAGAGGTAA
- the queA gene encoding tRNA preQ1(34) S-adenosylmethionine ribosyltransferase-isomerase QueA encodes MKEFDLESYDYCLPKELIANYPILPKEKAKLLVYERRSQTITHTTFEHVLDFFPKNALIVLNDTKVMKARLFGSKHAFLPSKTTEVFFHRFFKDNTALTQIKGKIKVGDKIFFDENYYAEVLELLHNGQRLIAFYDHKTPLNQENILKLLEQYGHMPLPPYIKRADESLDAHEYQSVFAKHTGAVAAPTASLHFSQNTLEKLLKDFKHAFLTLHVGAGTFLGVETKDIREHQIHTEVLRIPKKSQEILQESQEILCIGTTALRSVEYFKRLKNPNQEAFECDIFLHLANPILHVNYLLTNFHLPKSSLLMLVSAMIGLEKTKEIYKIAIEKKYRFYSYGDGMLIL; translated from the coding sequence TTGAAAGAATTTGATCTAGAAAGCTATGATTATTGTTTGCCTAAGGAATTGATCGCCAACTACCCCATTTTGCCCAAAGAAAAGGCTAAATTACTCGTATATGAAAGGCGTTCGCAAACAATCACGCACACCACTTTTGAGCATGTTTTAGATTTTTTCCCTAAAAACGCCCTTATTGTGTTGAACGACACTAAAGTGATGAAGGCCAGGCTTTTTGGATCTAAGCATGCCTTTTTGCCATCAAAAACGACCGAAGTGTTTTTCCACCGCTTTTTTAAAGACAATACCGCCCTAACTCAAATCAAGGGTAAGATCAAAGTGGGGGATAAAATCTTTTTTGATGAAAATTATTACGCTGAAGTTTTGGAATTACTCCATAACGGCCAACGCTTGATCGCTTTTTATGACCATAAAACCCCCTTAAATCAAGAAAATATCTTAAAGCTTTTAGAGCAATACGGGCATATGCCCTTACCCCCTTATATTAAAAGAGCCGATGAAAGTTTGGATGCGCATGAATACCAGAGCGTGTTCGCCAAACACACCGGCGCAGTGGCTGCCCCTACAGCGTCATTGCATTTTTCTCAAAATACCTTAGAAAAATTATTGAAAGATTTCAAGCACGCTTTTTTAACCTTGCATGTGGGGGCTGGGACTTTTCTTGGCGTAGAAACTAAAGATATTAGAGAGCATCAAATCCATACAGAAGTTTTACGCATTCCTAAAAAGAGTCAAGAAATTTTGCAAGAATCCCAAGAGATTTTATGCATCGGCACGACCGCTTTAAGGAGCGTGGAATATTTCAAACGCTTAAAAAACCCTAATCAAGAGGCGTTTGAATGCGATATATTCTTGCATCTTGCTAATCCTATTTTGCATGTTAATTATTTGCTCACTAATTTCCATTTGCCCAAATCAAGCCTTTTAATGCTTGTGAGTGCGATGATAGGCTTAGAAAAAACCAAAGAAATCTACAAAATAGCCATAGAAAAGAAGTATCGTTTTTATTCTTATGGCGATGGGATGCTGATTTTATGA
- a CDS encoding M23 family metallopeptidase — MGLGFKILALVVLILGGYLIFNAFITKPKALSFSLKSEENAFDDNNEALFWDLKKPIKVKITAPKGIKRYEIKVTTKDNLILYEKESLVLDKPKSLEVPLIRPEIMGLEDKCLDYEFQASDWSYANFFNGNKASFKQEVCIDTIKPLISVLSRSPSIAYGGSAIVIFEALDKNLSQAFVRVKKKDFKAFRLLEFKQRDVFIALVPWSYENKDFKAFIVAKDKAYNSNTTPLLFKRKTHRLRERDINLSALKDKIAKQEKFQNHTEQTLLEMFSNARLKDLEKIQKIALEQGDFDKDFSHFQALKPLNGSFKMISNFLENRRFLKDNQVLFKFLHLGVDLMPSKDLSLAFDPSVKRVFKGELDFYGNSLMDCYGLGLCVFLAHLKDDGSVGSSGLKLGIGLHLGILLQGVFVRPNEWLNEQWIKTNIIAPIEQAKRLLMKG, encoded by the coding sequence TTGGGGTTAGGGTTTAAAATTTTAGCGTTAGTTGTTTTGATTTTAGGGGGTTATTTGATTTTTAACGCCTTTATCACAAAACCCAAGGCTTTAAGTTTTAGTTTAAAGAGCGAAGAAAATGCGTTTGATGATAACAATGAAGCACTTTTTTGGGATTTGAAAAAACCCATTAAGGTTAAAATCACAGCCCCAAAGGGCATCAAACGCTATGAGATAAAAGTAACCACAAAAGACAATTTGATCTTATATGAAAAAGAAAGTCTGGTATTGGATAAACCCAAGTCTTTAGAAGTGCCTTTGATTAGGCCTGAAATCATGGGATTAGAAGACAAGTGCCTTGATTATGAATTTCAGGCGAGCGATTGGAGCTATGCTAATTTTTTCAATGGCAATAAGGCGTCTTTCAAACAGGAAGTGTGTATTGATACGATAAAACCTCTAATTAGTGTTTTATCTCGATCCCCAAGCATCGCTTATGGAGGGAGCGCGATAGTCATCTTTGAGGCTTTGGATAAGAATTTGTCTCAAGCGTTTGTGCGCGTCAAAAAAAAGGATTTTAAAGCGTTCAGGCTTTTAGAATTCAAGCAGCGTGATGTTTTTATCGCTTTAGTGCCTTGGTCTTATGAGAATAAGGATTTTAAGGCGTTCATTGTCGCTAAAGATAAAGCCTATAACTCTAATACCACCCCTTTATTGTTCAAACGAAAAACCCATCGTTTGAGGGAAAGGGATATAAATTTAAGCGCCTTAAAAGATAAGATTGCAAAGCAAGAAAAATTTCAAAATCACACTGAGCAAACTTTATTGGAAATGTTTTCCAACGCGCGCTTAAAAGATTTAGAAAAAATCCAAAAGATCGCTTTAGAGCAAGGGGATTTTGATAAGGATTTTTCCCATTTTCAAGCGTTAAAACCCTTGAATGGGTCTTTTAAAATGATAAGCAATTTTTTAGAAAATCGGCGGTTTTTAAAGGATAATCAGGTGTTGTTTAAATTCTTGCATTTAGGGGTGGATTTGATGCCCAGTAAGGATTTATCCTTAGCGTTTGATCCATCGGTGAAGAGGGTTTTTAAGGGGGAATTGGATTTTTATGGTAATAGTTTAATGGATTGCTATGGGTTAGGTTTGTGCGTTTTTTTAGCGCATTTAAAGGATGATGGAAGCGTGGGGAGTAGTGGTTTGAAATTAGGGATTGGGTTGCATTTAGGGATACTTTTGCAAGGGGTTTTTGTCCGGCCCAATGAATGGCTTAATGAGCAATGGATAAAAACCAATATCATTGCCCCTATAGAGCAAGCCAAACGGCTTTTAATGAAAGGATAG
- the panB gene encoding 3-methyl-2-oxobutanoate hydroxymethyltransferase: MSMQTAPIKKITLNHLQAKKNQEKIIAITAYDALFAHIFDPLVDVILVGDSLNMSFFNQNDTLSASVKMMLYHTKAVCAGAKTPFIITDMPFGSYKDEKTALKNAIRVYKETQASAIKLEGGKEKAKLVKTLTDEGVIVVGHIGLMPQFVHLDGGYKIKGKNEEQQKKLLEDALSLEEAGVGLLVLEGITTPIAQKITQKIKIPTIGIGSGKDCDGQILVWSDMLGFFDSFKPKFVREYLKGKELIQNALQQYADDVKKGNFPNELESYH, encoded by the coding sequence ATGAGCATGCAAACCGCCCCAATTAAAAAAATCACTCTCAACCACCTCCAAGCTAAAAAAAATCAAGAAAAAATCATCGCCATTACCGCTTATGACGCGCTGTTCGCTCACATATTTGATCCGCTAGTGGATGTGATTTTAGTGGGCGATAGTTTGAATATGAGTTTTTTCAACCAAAACGACACTTTAAGCGCAAGTGTAAAAATGATGCTCTATCACACTAAAGCCGTGTGCGCGGGTGCTAAGACTCCTTTTATCATCACAGACATGCCCTTTGGAAGCTATAAAGATGAAAAAACAGCCCTAAAAAACGCCATTAGAGTTTATAAAGAAACCCAAGCGAGTGCGATCAAATTAGAGGGGGGGAAAGAAAAAGCGAAATTGGTTAAAACGCTCACTGATGAGGGCGTTATTGTGGTAGGACACATCGGCTTGATGCCCCAATTCGTGCACCTTGATGGAGGTTATAAGATTAAGGGCAAAAATGAAGAGCAACAAAAAAAGCTTTTAGAAGACGCCTTGAGTTTAGAAGAAGCTGGGGTAGGTTTGTTGGTTTTAGAGGGTATAACCACCCCTATTGCTCAAAAAATCACGCAAAAAATCAAAATCCCCACGATCGGCATAGGGAGCGGCAAGGATTGCGATGGGCAGATTTTAGTGTGGAGCGATATGTTAGGCTTTTTTGATAGCTTTAAGCCTAAATTCGTGCGAGAATACCTTAAGGGGAAAGAATTGATTCAAAACGCGCTTCAGCAATACGCTGATGATGTGAAAAAGGGAAACTTCCCTAACGAATTAGAAAGTTATCATTAA
- the tatB gene encoding Sec-independent protein translocase protein TatB, translating to MFGMGFFEILVVLVVAIIFLGPEKFPQAVVDMVKFFRAVKKTLNDAKDTLDKEINIEEIKKETLEYQKLFENKVESLKGVKIEELEDAKITAEKEIKSIQDLMQDYQQSLENNAPPNHSNKEVSNEEALNEEASSDESLKEVQLATDNNAKEHDKEKEHV from the coding sequence ATGTTTGGCATGGGCTTTTTTGAAATCCTTGTGGTGTTGGTTGTAGCGATTATCTTTTTAGGGCCAGAAAAATTCCCCCAAGCCGTCGTGGATATGGTGAAATTTTTTCGCGCGGTTAAAAAAACGCTCAATGACGCTAAGGACACTTTAGATAAAGAAATCAATATTGAAGAAATCAAAAAAGAAACCTTAGAGTATCAAAAACTCTTTGAAAATAAAGTGGAGAGTCTTAAGGGCGTTAAGATTGAAGAATTAGAAGACGCTAAAATAACTGCAGAAAAGGAGATTAAAAGCATTCAGGATTTGATGCAAGATTACCAACAAAGCCTAGAAAACAACGCACCCCCTAACCATTCCAATAAAGAAGTTTCCAATGAAGAAGCCTTAAATGAAGAAGCTTCAAGCGATGAATCTCTTAAAGAAGTCCAATTAGCAACCGATAACAACGCCAAAGAACACGACAAAGAAAAAGAGCATGTTTGA
- a CDS encoding outer membrane beta-barrel protein translates to MLKFKYCLIYIALILGLQATDYDNLEEENQQLDEKINHLKQQLTEKGVSPKEMDKDKFEEEYLERTYPKISSKKRKKLLKSFSIADDKSGVFLGGGYAYGELNLSYQGEMLDKYGANAPSAFKNNIKIDAPVSMISVKFGYQKYFVPYFGTRFYGDLLLGGGVLKENVIKQPVGSFIYVLGAMNTDLLFDMPLDFKTKKHFLGVYAGFGIGLMLYQDKPNQNGRNLVVGGYSSPNFLWKSLIEVDYTFNVGVSLTLYRKHRLEIGTKLPISYLRMGVEEGAIYHNKENDERLLISANNQFKRSSFLLVNYAFIF, encoded by the coding sequence ATGTTGAAATTTAAATATTGTTTGATTTATATCGCGCTCATACTGGGACTTCAAGCGACAGATTATGACAATTTAGAAGAAGAAAACCAACAATTAGACGAAAAAATAAACCATTTAAAGCAACAGCTCACCGAAAAAGGGGTTTCGCCCAAAGAGATGGATAAGGATAAGTTTGAAGAAGAATATTTAGAGCGAACTTACCCAAAGATTTCTTCAAAGAAAAGAAAAAAATTACTCAAATCTTTTTCCATAGCCGATGATAAGAGCGGGGTTTTTTTAGGGGGCGGGTATGCTTATGGGGAACTGAACTTGTCTTATCAAGGGGAAATGTTAGACAAATATGGTGCAAATGCCCCTAGCGCGTTTAAAAACAATATCAAGATTGACGCTCCTGTTTCTATGATTAGCGTTAAATTCGGGTATCAAAAATACTTTGTGCCTTATTTTGGGACACGATTTTATGGGGATTTATTGCTTGGGGGAGGGGTGTTAAAAGAGAATGTAATCAAGCAGCCTGTAGGCTCGTTTATTTATGTTTTAGGGGCTATGAATACCGATTTATTGTTTGACATGCCTTTAGATTTTAAGACTAAAAAGCATTTTTTAGGCGTTTATGCGGGTTTTGGGATAGGGCTTATGCTTTATCAAGACAAGCCTAATCAAAACGGGAGGAATTTGGTAGTAGGGGGTTATTCAAGCCCTAATTTTTTATGGAAATCTTTGATTGAAGTGGATTACACTTTTAATGTGGGCGTGAGTTTAACGCTTTATAGGAAACACCGCTTAGAGATTGGCACCAAATTACCGATTAGCTATTTGAGGATGGGAGTAGAAGAGGGAGCGATTTATCACAATAAAGAAAATGATGAACGATTGTTGATTTCAGCTAACAACCAGTTCAAACGATCCAGTTTTTTATTAGTGAATTATGCGTTCATTTTTTGA
- a CDS encoding outer membrane beta-barrel protein has translation MCSKKIRNFILCFGFILGLNAEENTAQENMTEENPPKDAPILLEEKRAQTLEFEENKEVKKNIDEKSLLEEIHKKKRQLYMLKGELHEKNEAILFQRMAKNKSGFFIGVILGDIGINAHSYARSYESFESLNNIQASPLLYGLRSGYQKYFANGISALRFYGEYLGGAMKGFKSDSLASYQTASLNIDLLMDKPIDKEKRFALGIFGGVGVGWNGMYQNLKEIKGYSQPNAFGLVLNLGVSMTLNLKHRFELALKMPPLKETSQTFLYYFKSTNIYYISYNYLL, from the coding sequence ATGTGTTCTAAAAAAATAAGAAATTTTATTTTATGCTTTGGTTTTATTTTAGGCTTGAATGCTGAAGAAAATACGGCTCAAGAGAATATGACTGAAGAAAATCCCCCTAAAGACGCTCCCATTCTTTTGGAAGAAAAACGCGCCCAAACGCTAGAGTTTGAAGAAAACAAGGAAGTTAAAAAGAATATTGATGAAAAAAGCCTGCTTGAAGAAATCCATAAGAAAAAACGCCAGCTTTACATGCTCAAAGGGGAATTGCATGAAAAAAATGAAGCCATCTTATTCCAACGAATGGCTAAAAATAAGAGCGGTTTTTTTATAGGCGTAATTCTTGGCGATATAGGCATTAACGCTCATTCTTACGCCCGATCTTATGAGAGCTTTGAATCTTTAAACAACATTCAAGCTTCTCCTTTGTTGTATGGCTTAAGGAGCGGGTATCAAAAGTATTTTGCTAACGGGATTAGCGCCTTACGCTTTTATGGGGAATATTTAGGGGGAGCGATGAAAGGGTTTAAAAGCGATTCTTTAGCTTCTTATCAAACCGCAAGCTTGAATATTGATCTATTGATGGATAAGCCTATTGACAAAGAAAAAAGGTTTGCGTTAGGGATATTTGGAGGCGTTGGAGTGGGGTGGAATGGGATGTATCAAAATTTAAAAGAGATTAAAGGGTATTCACAGCCTAACGCTTTTGGGTTAGTGTTAAATTTAGGGGTGAGCATGACGCTTAACCTCAAACACCGCTTTGAATTAGCCTTAAAAATGCCTCCCTTAAAAGAAACTTCGCAAACCTTTTTATATTATTTTAAAAGCACTAATATTTATTATATTAGTTACAACTATTTATTGTAA
- the tatC gene encoding twin-arginine translocase subunit TatC → MFEDLKPHLQELRKRLMVSVGTILVAFLGCFHFWKNIFEFVKNSYKGTLIQLSPIEGVMVAVKISFSAAIVISMPIIFWQLWLFIAPGLYKNEKKVILPFVFFGSGMFLIGAAFSYYVVFPFIIEYLATFGSDVFAANISASSYVSFFTRLILGFGVAFELPVLAYFLAKVGLITDASLKAYFKYAIVVIFIVAAIITPPDVVSQIFMALPLVGLYGLSILIAKMVNPAPKDNGEDSENDTKEN, encoded by the coding sequence ATGTTTGAAGATTTAAAACCGCATTTACAGGAATTAAGAAAGCGTTTGATGGTTTCTGTGGGAACGATTTTAGTGGCGTTTTTGGGGTGTTTTCATTTTTGGAAAAATATTTTTGAATTTGTTAAAAATTCTTATAAAGGCACGCTCATTCAGCTCTCCCCTATTGAAGGGGTCATGGTAGCGGTTAAAATCAGTTTTTCAGCCGCTATCGTCATTTCCATGCCCATTATTTTTTGGCAATTGTGGCTTTTTATCGCTCCAGGGCTTTACAAGAATGAAAAAAAAGTGATTTTGCCTTTTGTGTTTTTTGGGAGTGGGATGTTTTTAATTGGGGCGGCGTTTTCTTATTATGTGGTGTTCCCTTTCATCATTGAATACTTGGCCACTTTTGGGAGCGATGTGTTTGCGGCTAATATTTCTGCGTCCAGTTACGTGAGCTTTTTCACACGCTTGATTTTAGGCTTTGGCGTGGCGTTTGAATTGCCTGTTTTGGCGTATTTTTTAGCTAAAGTGGGCTTGATTACCGATGCGAGCTTGAAAGCGTATTTCAAATACGCTATTGTAGTGATTTTTATTGTAGCAGCCATTATCACTCCCCCTGATGTGGTGAGTCAAATCTTTATGGCGTTGCCCTTAGTGGGGCTTTATGGGCTTTCTATTTTAATCGCCAAAATGGTCAATCCGGCTCCCAAAGACAACGGAGAAGACAGCGAAAATGACACCAAAGAGAATTAG
- a CDS encoding outer membrane protein, protein MSFLNILNAENLSYMSSSYQIGTVFMRPLNTNKLLQGASILQGYEVNPKNDWAYSRYYFFIDYGNVLFNNDSTLQANMFTYGVGGDFMVAYAKNPINRWAFFFGLQLAANTWILNNKVKDLVVNTWDSLKDFNFHNTYFRAIGKFGVQFRTIVLYHKVDVEIGMKIFLTPERRSLFERSFLFFVSHSWHF, encoded by the coding sequence ATGAGTTTTTTAAATATTTTAAATGCTGAAAATTTGAGTTATATGTCTTCTTCTTATCAAATAGGCACGGTGTTTATGCGCCCTTTAAACACCAACAAGCTTTTACAAGGGGCTTCAATCCTTCAAGGCTATGAAGTGAATCCTAAAAACGATTGGGCTTATTCTAGGTATTATTTCTTTATAGATTATGGCAATGTGCTTTTTAATAATGACTCTACTTTGCAAGCGAACATGTTCACTTATGGGGTGGGAGGGGATTTCATGGTCGCCTACGCTAAAAACCCTATCAACCGCTGGGCTTTTTTCTTTGGTTTGCAACTAGCAGCTAACACATGGATACTCAATAATAAAGTCAAAGATTTGGTGGTGAATACTTGGGATTCATTGAAAGATTTCAATTTTCACAACACTTATTTTAGGGCTATTGGGAAGTTTGGGGTGCAGTTTCGCACGATCGTTTTGTATCATAAGGTGGATGTAGAAATTGGCATGAAAATCTTTTTAACGCCTGAAAGGCGTAGCTTGTTTGAAAGGAGCTTTTTGTTTTTTGTTTCGCACTCGTGGCATTTTTAA
- a CDS encoding chemotaxis response regulator CheY yields the protein MKLLVVDDSSTMRRIIKNTLSRLGYEDVLEAEHGVEAWEKLDANADTKVLITDWNMPEMNGLDLVKKVRSDSRFKEIPIIMITTEGGKAEVITALKAGVNNYIVKPFTPQVLKEKLEVVLGTND from the coding sequence TTGAAACTACTAGTAGTAGATGATAGCTCAACTATGAGAAGAATTATTAAAAATACACTTTCACGCTTAGGCTATGAAGATGTTTTAGAAGCTGAGCATGGGGTGGAAGCTTGGGAGAAACTGGACGCTAATGCGGACACTAAGGTGCTTATCACAGATTGGAACATGCCTGAAATGAACGGCTTGGATCTCGTTAAAAAGGTGCGCTCTGATAGCCGTTTTAAAGAAATCCCTATTATCATGATCACCACAGAGGGCGGTAAGGCCGAGGTCATTACGGCTTTGAAAGCGGGCGTGAATAACTACATTGTGAAACCTTTTACCCCCCAAGTTTTGAAAGAAAAATTAGAGGTTGTTTTAGGGACGAACGATTGA